TTACCGCATCCAGAACCACCTTAAAGTTTTTTGCTTTGATGGCTTCCACATCTACCATTGGCAAATCCAGGATCTGCTGAATATGGATATCAAAAGCATCATCTCTTGTTTCGTATTTTCCAAGATCATCAACTTCTGCAAAGTTGAAATCTTCACTTTCTGCCAAAGCCAGTACTTCCGCACCGTTTTCACCGCTGATGAATTCTCCTTTTTCGTTTAATAATTTAAGGGCATTCCATTGTTTTGGATTATGGGAAGCAGTAAGGATGATTCCCCCGTCTGCATTCAGCTCAGGAACCATTACTTCTACTGTAGGTGTTGTAGAAAGACCAAGATCTACCACATTAATCCCCAATCCCTGCAATGTAGCCGTTACCAGAGAAGAAACCATCTGACCAGAAATTCTGGCATCTCTTCCGATGATAAGAGTAAGATCTTTTTTATTTTTATTATTTTGAAGCCAAGTTCCGAATGCAGAAGCGAATTTTACCACATCCAGCGGTGTTAAGTTATCATTTACTTTTCCACCAATGGTTCCGCGAATTCCGGAAATAGATTTTATTAATGACATGATGTTTTTAATTTTATTTTGTTCTTTCTAAATTTTCCAGCGCAAAGATACTTAAAAGACTTTTCAACTTACAGAAGAGGAATCTTTTTTTGAATTTTATCATAAGTATTTTTTACAACTTTCGGTGGGGCAAAACGATATCCTATATACAACAGTCCATAAAGGTTATTATTCTCTACGGCTTCCCCATTTTTCTGATAGGTATAAGTCTTAAAGTTCATTCTTCCACCAAAAAGAAAGCGTTCCGAGTTATATCCAATATGAAGACCTCCGTCCATTCTCAGGGTTAGAAACTGTTCATTTTCTTTTGGCTCATTTCCTTCCCGGGAGCTTGAAAACTGTCCTCCAAGCCCTACAGAAAGGTAAGGAGCAATATTCACCTTATCCTTTATAATCCAATTGTAAAAGTATCCCATATTTCCCCCTATTTTATACTGAACCTCTCTGCTTTTCACTTCGTTGGTTGTATTGGTGAAAAAGCTGACATCATAATCCAGATAAGGAACCCAGCTTCCGCTGCTTTTTTTCTGCCATTCACTTTGAGTGTAGATACTTTTGGCCGAGAAGTTTTTATTGAGGACATACGATGTTGTTCCTCCAAAGCTCAGCACTTTTAAGTCCGGGAACTGTAAATAACCATCTTTGGCCTCCTGCCAGTCTGAGATAATATCTTTCATATTTTCCACGTAAAATCCCTTTACTTTTTTATAGTAAAGTGTCTGGATAAATCTTTTAGGAAAAAACCTGAAGCTCAGATCTGTATAAGAGCTTTTACCTTTCAGATCATCCTCATTATTTCCGGGGATAAATTTGGGTGAAAAAGAAAGGGTGGCACTGATCGCCCGATAGTCCACCGATATGGATGTTCTTGTTTTGTTATTGATAGACAAATCTATTTTATTATTGCCTATGTGTTTTCCTCCCTGAGAGAGGATGTACTTTTCAATGTTAGTATCCAGATTAAGGCGAATCATCACCTGGTCACTGTAAGACTTAACAAGGGTTGTATCTGTCTGGCATTTCGCATAAAAAATGCACGAGAACAACATGAGAACTGAATTTGTGTTTTTTAGATTCAAAATAATTAATATTTTCAAAGGATGAAAATACTAATTATTTTTTAATACCCCGGTTGCGCCTGGTTTAAGAGCATCCGCAGTCTTTATCACAATTCGTTCTCTTAGAACTGAATTTTTTAGGTGCAAAATTCTTTTTAAGTACTTTAAATAAAGAGTAACAGGCGAATGCTACAATTAATGCAATAAGTACGTACTGAATAATTAATGATGAGTCCATTACTTTAAAATCTGATATGCTATCATCGACACAAAATATGCCAAACCTGTCATCATGACTACCTGAAAGCCGGTCCATTTCCAGCTTTTGGTTTCTCTGTAGACTACTGCCAGTGTAGAAACACACTGCATTGCAAATGCATAGAAAAGAAGAACTGAGATTCCGGTAGCAAAACTGAAGACTTTTTCTCCGTTGGGTTTTACATCTCTTCTCATTTTATCAATTACTTTTACTTCGGGAGCATCATCTTCCAAACTGTAAAGGGTAGACATTGTTCCTACGAAAACTTCTCTTGCCACGAAGCTGGTAAGAATTCCTACTCCCATTTTCCAGTCGTAGCCAAGCGGAGCAATAACAGGTTCTATTCCTTTACCCATTTTCGCAAGGTAAGAATGGTCAAGGTGAACATCTGTAGCTACAAACTCATTCGTTTTTTGGCTGGGTCCAAAGTA
This sequence is a window from Chryseobacterium culicis. Protein-coding genes within it:
- a CDS encoding DUF4421 family protein, with the translated sequence MLFSCIFYAKCQTDTTLVKSYSDQVMIRLNLDTNIEKYILSQGGKHIGNNKIDLSINNKTRTSISVDYRAISATLSFSPKFIPGNNEDDLKGKSSYTDLSFRFFPKRFIQTLYYKKVKGFYVENMKDIISDWQEAKDGYLQFPDLKVLSFGGTTSYVLNKNFSAKSIYTQSEWQKKSSGSWVPYLDYDVSFFTNTTNEVKSREVQYKIGGNMGYFYNWIIKDKVNIAPYLSVGLGGQFSSSREGNEPKENEQFLTLRMDGGLHIGYNSERFLFGGRMNFKTYTYQKNGEAVENNNLYGLLYIGYRFAPPKVVKNTYDKIQKKIPLL